One segment of Rhodopirellula baltica SH 1 DNA contains the following:
- a CDS encoding RNA polymerase sigma factor encodes MNPGTIEEPSTHPSLLERARYGDDEGWQMLVQVYGPIVYRWIRRCGAQSADAADVMQETFLAVAKALPRFNLDQTGATFRGWLWTIARNKLRDRQRADQRSPIVLDGETLQWAERESSDPPSELADDVQSIQNRMLQVLRQSTDPKTWQMFWRTAVEGCDPATVAADLNVSRWTVYKARARVLQRLRKELEDFHR; translated from the coding sequence ATGAACCCCGGCACCATCGAGGAACCATCGACTCATCCTTCTTTGCTCGAACGGGCCCGGTACGGCGACGACGAGGGCTGGCAGATGTTGGTCCAGGTCTACGGTCCGATCGTCTACCGATGGATCCGCCGATGCGGCGCTCAGTCGGCCGACGCCGCCGACGTGATGCAAGAAACGTTCCTCGCCGTCGCCAAGGCTCTCCCGCGGTTCAACCTGGACCAAACGGGCGCCACTTTTCGCGGATGGTTGTGGACCATCGCTCGCAACAAACTTCGCGATCGCCAACGTGCCGACCAACGTTCTCCGATCGTGCTTGATGGCGAAACGCTGCAGTGGGCGGAACGAGAAAGCTCGGATCCGCCCAGCGAACTGGCCGACGACGTGCAGTCGATTCAGAACCGCATGCTGCAAGTTCTGAGGCAATCAACTGATCCCAAGACCTGGCAGATGTTCTGGCGGACCGCCGTCGAAGGCTGTGATCCAGCGACGGTGGCAGCCGACCTGAACGTCAGCCGGTGGACGGTCTACAAGGCTCGCGCTCGGGTGCTGCAACGACTGCGAAAAGAATTGGAAGATTTTCATCGCTGA